The DNA sequence TTACTACGGCTGTCCCATATGACTCGGATAAGGGTCCGCAGGGTCAGGGCGCCGCTTACAACTCAACAGCTAAGTTTTATCAGCCGTATAAGCAATCCATCGAAGGGGAAGTTGATTTACGGATTGCTCATGTCGGCATTGATCGCAAGAATGCCAATATGGAAGATAGCAATTGCTGGTTTCCGCTGGAAGCTGCTGAGCGGGCTGCTGCAGCGGGAGCGGTGGGTGCACTTTCACCTCATTTTTATGGCTTGCCTACTAATCGCAGTCAGCGCCATACATTGGAAATAGATGCGCCACGTATTTTGGAAATGCTTCAAGCGGATGGCGTAGATGTAGCAGTATTGATTCCGAATTGCCCGATCTGTCATCAGAGCCAAAGTTTATTGGCGCGGTATTTGGAGGCTAGGGGAATTTCAACTGTGGTGATGGGTGCTGCAAAGGATATTGTTGAGTATTGCGGCGTACCGCGATTGTTGTTTAGTGATTTTCCTTTGGGTAATGCTGCAGCAAAGCCGAATGACGTTGCTTCGCAGGATCTCAATTTTCAATTAGCTTTGCGGCTTTTGGAGTCTGCTCCTGCACCACGCACAACTGTTCAGTCACCATTGAGATGGTCTGATGATCCTTCTTGGAAAATGGATTACTCCAATTTAGATAGATTGTCTTTACAGGAAATTGCTCGATTGCGTGAAGAGGCTGAGCAGACGCGAATTACAGCACGCGAACTCAGGGTTAAGGCCTTAGGGACTTAAGTCTGCCTCGTAAGAGAATAGGCGCAGAGTGCTTCTAGCGCCTGACTAGCGGGGTTTTCAGGGAAGTCTTTGAGATAAGATAGAGCTAGATCTGCTTCACGTTTAGCCGCTGCTTGCGTGTAATCTAGCGCACCAGAGTTTTGCACTGCAGCCAAAATTTGTGCAAAAACATCTTGTGGTAAATCCTGGTTTTGCTCAATTGCTGCGCGCACTAAAAGTTGTTCTTCGTTAGTGCCATTTTCTAATAAGTAAATGAGTGGCAAGGTTGGTTTGCCTTCACGCAAATCATCGCCAGCATTTTTCCCCATTTGTACAGCATTGGCGGTGTAATCAAGAAGATCATCCATTAACTGAAAAGCGGTGCCGATATGACGCCCAAATGCAGCAGCTTGTTCGCGTTGTGCATCAGTAGCGTTTGCAAGAATGGCGCCTAACTCGGTAGAGGCTTCGAATAGCTTAGCCGTTTTATAGCGAATAACTTGTAGGTAGCTAGCTTCGTCTACTTCTGGATCATTCATATTTAAGAGTTGCAGGACTTCACCCTCAGCAATCGTATTGGTTGCATCCGATAGGATTTGCATCACTCTAAGATCATTTGGGCCCACCATCATCTGGAAGGCTCTGGAATACAAAAAATCTCCTACCAAAACACTGGCGGCATTGCCAAAAGCCGCATTAGCAGTCTCACGACCTCTTCTGAGGGTGGATTCATCGACTACGTCATCATGAAGGAGGGTGGCGGTGTGGATGAACTCAACTACAGCGGACATCTCCAATATGTGGGGGGTTTCTTTACCGTTGGCTAAGGATTTGGCCACCAGCATCAAAAGTGCGGGTCTCACCCGTTTGCCGCCTGCCTGGATGATATAGGTCGAAATTTGGTCAATTAAGGCCACTTTTGAGGCCAAACGCTGACGGATAACCTCATCTAAGGCCTTGAAATCTAAGGCAATTGGGGCCAGGATTTGGCTTAAGTCATTGGTTTTGACAGTGCTAGGCATGCAAGATATAATAATGGGCTTAGCTGGTCCAGGGTGGATTAGCTTAAATGTAGATATTAATTGAGGTTTCAAACCATGTACGCGGTCATAAAAACCGGTGGCAAACAGTATAAAGTTGCTGCAGGCGAAAAATTGAAAATAGAACAGATACCAGCGGAAATCGGCAGCGAAATCACTCTTGACCAAGTCCTCGCCGTTGGCGAAGGCGCTTCACTGAAATTAGGTGATCCATTGGTTAATGGTGCAGCTGTGATGGCCACTGTCGTCTCCCAGGGACGTCACGATAAAGTGACAATCTTTAAGATGCGCCGTCGCAAGCATTATCAAAAGCACCAAGGCCATCGTCAGAATTTCACTGAAATTTTGATCAACACGATTAAAGCCTAATTCAGGTAGGAGAAAGATATGGCACAGAAAAAAGGCGGCGGCTCAACACGAAATGGCCGCGACTCAGAATCGAAACGCTTAGGCGTTAAGGTATTTGGCGGCGAGCATATTAATGCTGGCAGCATCATCATTCGTCAACGTGGCACACGTGTTCATCCAGGTGCAAACGTTGGTATTGGTAAAGATCACACTTTGTTTGCCTTGATTGACGGACAAGTGGAATTCGGCGTTAAGGGTGCTTTGAAGAAAGCCCAAGTTTCAGTCCTGCCTCGTTCATAAGGCGCCTGACTGAGAAACGTTTGATTCAGATTTATTCCGAATTTAACTCTTAGGAACAGGCCTCGCTAAGCGAGGCCTTTTTTATTCATGAAATTTATAGATGAAGCACGTATTGAAGTAATTGCCGGGCAAGGCGGTGCCGGAAGTGCCTCTATGCGCCGTGAAAAATTCATTGAATTCGGCGGCCCCGATGGTGGTGACGGCGGCAAAGGCGGTAGTGTTTGGGCTACAGCAGATCGCAATATCAATACTTTGATTGATTACCGCTACGCAAAAACGCACACCGCAAAAAATGGTGAGCCTGGTCGTGGTGCTGATTGTTATGGCCGTGCTGGCGATGACATTGAGCTGCGTATGCCTGTTGGCACAATTATTTCTGACTACGAAACTGGCGAACCTATAGCCGACTTAACTACGCATGGCGAACGTCTTTGTTTGGCGCAGGGCGGTGTTGGTGGTTGGGGCAACATTCATTTCAAGAGCAGTACGAATAGAGCGCCACGCCAAAAAACAAACGGTAAGCCTGGTGAGCGTCGTAAATTGAAATTAGAGCTCAAGGTATTGGCTGATGTTGGTTTATTGGGTATGCCTAATGCTGGTAAATCAACGCTGATTACTGCTGTTTCGAATGCGCGTCCAAAGATTGCGGACTATCCATTTACAACCCTGCATCCAAATTTGGGTGTAGTGCGTGTGGGCGCTGAGCGAAGTTTTGTGATTGCCGATATTCCTGGACTCATTGAGGGTGCTGCAGAGGGCGCTGG is a window from the Polynucleobacter sp. MWH-Aus1W21 genome containing:
- a CDS encoding reductase, producing the protein MSKTSELTFAPEEDQPVRYMERTRSYYLGLGYENPYVWAHYIDVPFSPLKKPLTQSVLGLITTAVPYDSDKGPQGQGAAYNSTAKFYQPYKQSIEGEVDLRIAHVGIDRKNANMEDSNCWFPLEAAERAAAAGAVGALSPHFYGLPTNRSQRHTLEIDAPRILEMLQADGVDVAVLIPNCPICHQSQSLLARYLEARGISTVVMGAAKDIVEYCGVPRLLFSDFPLGNAAAKPNDVASQDLNFQLALRLLESAPAPRTTVQSPLRWSDDPSWKMDYSNLDRLSLQEIARLREEAEQTRITARELRVKALGT
- a CDS encoding polyprenyl synthetase family protein, which produces MPSTVKTNDLSQILAPIALDFKALDEVIRQRLASKVALIDQISTYIIQAGGKRVRPALLMLVAKSLANGKETPHILEMSAVVEFIHTATLLHDDVVDESTLRRGRETANAAFGNAASVLVGDFLYSRAFQMMVGPNDLRVMQILSDATNTIAEGEVLQLLNMNDPEVDEASYLQVIRYKTAKLFEASTELGAILANATDAQREQAAAFGRHIGTAFQLMDDLLDYTANAVQMGKNAGDDLREGKPTLPLIYLLENGTNEEQLLVRAAIEQNQDLPQDVFAQILAAVQNSGALDYTQAAAKREADLALSYLKDFPENPASQALEALCAYSLTRQT
- the rplU gene encoding 50S ribosomal protein L21, translating into MYAVIKTGGKQYKVAAGEKLKIEQIPAEIGSEITLDQVLAVGEGASLKLGDPLVNGAAVMATVVSQGRHDKVTIFKMRRRKHYQKHQGHRQNFTEILINTIKA
- the rpmA gene encoding 50S ribosomal protein L27; the protein is MAQKKGGGSTRNGRDSESKRLGVKVFGGEHINAGSIIIRQRGTRVHPGANVGIGKDHTLFALIDGQVEFGVKGALKKAQVSVLPRS
- the cgtA gene encoding Obg family GTPase CgtA, whose translation is MKFIDEARIEVIAGQGGAGSASMRREKFIEFGGPDGGDGGKGGSVWATADRNINTLIDYRYAKTHTAKNGEPGRGADCYGRAGDDIELRMPVGTIISDYETGEPIADLTTHGERLCLAQGGVGGWGNIHFKSSTNRAPRQKTNGKPGERRKLKLELKVLADVGLLGMPNAGKSTLITAVSNARPKIADYPFTTLHPNLGVVRVGAERSFVIADIPGLIEGAAEGAGLGHRFLRHLQRTGVLLHLVDIAPFDENVDPVADAVAIVNELRKYDEALVEKPRWLVLNKVDMIPEDDRKKVVADFVKKFKWKGPVFEISALTGMGCDKLCYSLQDYLDSVRRDRDDADERAQDPRYQDQPEDKKPD